In bacterium, a single window of DNA contains:
- a CDS encoding TlpA family protein disulfide reductase, whose product MSINRIIALSTVILAIFMLIEPACAAVTVGSKAPDFQLTSVDGKSTIKLSSHFGKPMLLVYWATWCPHCRTELPVIQKIYGDLHSAGLEIVGISMDNSAKDAREFMKSKSVTFPVAFGGTDQGMKVADTYGVSGIPAMFVLDKNAVVKAIFRGEAGEKTIRSELAKLGLSK is encoded by the coding sequence ATGTCGATCAACCGGATTATAGCCTTGTCAACTGTTATATTGGCAATTTTCATGTTAATCGAACCTGCATGCGCTGCGGTTACGGTGGGCAGCAAGGCTCCCGATTTCCAACTGACAAGTGTTGATGGAAAGAGCACCATCAAACTCTCCAGCCATTTCGGCAAGCCAATGCTTCTGGTATATTGGGCAACTTGGTGCCCGCACTGTCGGACAGAACTTCCTGTGATTCAAAAGATATACGGCGACCTTCACTCAGCCGGGCTGGAGATAGTGGGGATCAGCATGGATAATAGCGCCAAGGATGCGCGTGAGTTTATGAAGTCGAAATCTGTAACGTTTCCCGTTGCATTCGGAGGCACGGATCAAGGCATGAAAGTAGCTGATACATATGGTGTCAGTGGTATACCGGCCATGTTTGTGCTGGATAAGAATGCCGTTGTGAAGGCCATTTTCAGGGGCGAAGCAGGCGAGAAGACTATACGCTCGGAACTTGCAAAGTTAGGCTTGTCTAAATAA
- a CDS encoding MFS transporter: MMNFLSPAPHKKRLPDDMVKKRYPGYRWRVMESTFIGYALFYLVRNNFSVVSKDIEGALHYSKSDIGSILAISAATYGLGKFLMGAVSDRSNPRKFMSLGLLLTAICNFAFGGVQNLNIHIWLWALNGFFQGMGWPPCGRSMGHWFSERERGLTFSIWNTAHNVGGGLAGIITAWAVGSFGGWQYAFYVPGAIALIGSIYIFFRLCDTPQSVGLPPVEEYRNDYPAAQDDCADIERELTTKELFVNNVLKNKYIWLLAIANFFTYVSRYSMLDWGPMYLREIKNATLLGGGIAVLLTEFGGIPSTIFFGWMSDKAGGRRGMISTLCMVPVLCAFTTILLTPPSMIWLDMLMLALVGFFVYPVINMIAIIALDLTSKKAIGTAAGFIGLFGYLGRMAEAKGFGWMLDHFGSIYDKGTAWHIVIYGILACTFLSGVLLAFTWNVRPCKAKRKSA, from the coding sequence ATGATGAATTTTCTGTCGCCTGCGCCGCACAAGAAGCGGCTGCCCGATGATATGGTAAAAAAACGCTATCCAGGATACAGATGGCGCGTTATGGAGTCGACATTCATCGGTTACGCACTGTTCTATCTGGTCCGCAACAATTTCTCGGTTGTCTCCAAAGACATCGAGGGTGCGCTTCATTACAGCAAGTCGGACATAGGCAGCATCCTTGCAATCTCAGCCGCCACATACGGCCTGGGCAAGTTTCTCATGGGAGCTGTCTCAGACAGAAGCAACCCCCGCAAGTTTATGTCACTCGGTCTGCTGCTGACGGCAATATGCAATTTTGCGTTCGGCGGCGTGCAAAATCTCAACATACACATCTGGCTCTGGGCGCTAAACGGCTTCTTCCAGGGTATGGGCTGGCCTCCATGCGGACGATCGATGGGACACTGGTTCAGTGAGCGCGAACGCGGTCTGACATTCAGCATATGGAACACCGCCCACAACGTTGGCGGTGGGCTTGCCGGTATAATTACGGCCTGGGCGGTCGGTTCTTTCGGAGGCTGGCAATATGCATTCTATGTGCCGGGTGCAATAGCACTCATAGGATCGATATACATATTCTTCAGGCTCTGCGACACACCGCAGTCAGTCGGGCTTCCTCCAGTCGAGGAATACCGAAACGATTACCCTGCCGCACAGGATGATTGTGCAGATATCGAGCGCGAGCTTACCACAAAAGAGCTCTTTGTCAACAATGTTCTCAAGAACAAATACATCTGGCTGCTGGCGATTGCAAACTTCTTCACCTATGTTTCACGTTACAGCATGCTCGATTGGGGTCCTATGTATCTGCGCGAGATAAAGAATGCCACTCTGCTCGGCGGCGGTATCGCGGTGCTCCTAACTGAATTCGGCGGGATTCCATCGACCATATTTTTCGGATGGATGTCGGACAAAGCCGGTGGACGCCGCGGCATGATCAGCACGCTGTGTATGGTCCCGGTATTGTGCGCATTTACCACCATCCTGTTGACTCCGCCAAGTATGATATGGCTGGATATGTTAATGCTTGCGCTTGTTGGGTTCTTCGTGTATCCGGTTATCAACATGATTGCGATCATTGCTCTGGACTTGACATCGAAGAAAGCTATCGGCACAGCGGCAGGGTTTATCGGTCTGTTCGGCTATCTTGGCAGAATGGCTGAAGCCAAAGGATTCGGCTGGATGCTGGACCACTTCGGCTCGATCTATGACAAGGGCACGGCATGGCATATAGTCATATACGGGATTTTGGCCTGCACTTTCCTTTCGGGAGTGCTGCTGGCATTTACCTGGAATGTCAGGCCCTGTAAGGCTAAGCGCAAGTCTGCCTAG
- a CDS encoding DUF4139 domain-containing protein, translated as MKRTLICIAAVLVLASACMAATVSSPKSIALTVYNGNFALVKDNRAVSLAQGINSIDVEDVAAKIDPTSVLFKSITAPNSVSILEQNYQYDLISPNNILGKSVGQRVVFTSYNMDGSMRQQEGILLNPPDNGGIVIRTDDGNLVMNPSGQVTLKQMPEGLHPKPTLNWLIASNKACDQNVEISYITDGIGWKADYVALVNRDDTALDLAGWVTLNNQSGATYENAKLTLMAGDVRRIQDRYSYARPAVAGKMLDYAEASQFEEKSFSEYHMYTMERPTDIRNKETKQLSLLNASNAGVKKELIYDARGDWFKSWFYPGRKDYDPGSGYDTSDYHKVNVVLELKNSKENHMGMPLPAGKIRVYKLDDTGSQQFIGEDSIDHTPKDEKIRLYIGDAFDVVGDYKRTNYRKIASNIVEESFEVQIRNHKDVPVEVKVVDHVWSDWKVTQSTCDYTKKDAGTIEFPVKVPKDGKTTVTYTIRTSW; from the coding sequence ATGAAACGCACTTTGATTTGTATTGCCGCTGTGCTTGTGCTTGCGAGCGCGTGCATGGCTGCCACAGTATCATCTCCAAAATCTATCGCTCTGACCGTATATAATGGCAACTTCGCGCTGGTCAAAGACAATCGCGCTGTGAGCCTGGCTCAGGGCATAAACTCGATAGATGTCGAGGATGTTGCCGCCAAGATCGACCCGACAAGCGTGCTCTTTAAGTCCATTACAGCTCCCAACTCGGTCTCGATTCTTGAGCAGAACTATCAATATGACCTCATCAGCCCGAACAATATTCTGGGCAAATCTGTCGGCCAGAGGGTTGTATTCACATCTTATAATATGGATGGCTCCATGCGCCAGCAGGAAGGCATCTTGTTGAACCCGCCGGACAATGGCGGCATAGTTATCAGGACCGACGACGGCAACCTTGTGATGAACCCGTCGGGTCAGGTGACCTTGAAGCAGATGCCCGAAGGCCTTCACCCCAAGCCGACTTTAAACTGGCTGATTGCCAGCAACAAGGCATGTGACCAGAATGTCGAGATCAGTTATATTACTGACGGAATAGGCTGGAAGGCTGACTATGTGGCCTTGGTCAATAGAGACGATACTGCTCTCGACCTGGCGGGATGGGTCACTCTAAATAATCAGAGCGGCGCGACATATGAGAACGCCAAACTTACGCTTATGGCGGGTGATGTGCGCAGGATTCAGGACAGATACAGCTATGCCAGACCTGCGGTGGCAGGCAAAATGCTGGATTATGCCGAGGCATCGCAATTTGAGGAGAAGAGCTTCTCGGAATATCATATGTATACAATGGAACGCCCGACAGATATCCGCAACAAAGAGACCAAACAGCTTTCACTGCTCAATGCGTCCAACGCAGGCGTAAAGAAAGAGCTGATCTATGACGCTCGGGGCGATTGGTTCAAGAGCTGGTTCTATCCGGGCAGAAAAGATTATGATCCCGGCAGCGGCTATGACACATCGGACTATCACAAAGTAAACGTTGTCCTTGAGCTGAAAAACTCAAAAGAAAACCATATGGGTATGCCCCTTCCTGCGGGTAAGATCAGAGTATATAAACTCGACGACACAGGCAGCCAGCAGTTCATCGGTGAGGACAGCATCGACCATACTCCCAAGGACGAAAAAATCCGGCTGTATATAGGTGATGCGTTCGATGTGGTTGGCGATTACAAGCGCACGAACTACAGGAAAATCGCCTCGAATATAGTCGAGGAGAGTTTTGAGGTACAGATCAGGAACCACAAGGATGTGCCGGTGGAGGTCAAAGTCGTCGATCATGTATGGTCCGACTGGAAAGTAACACAATCTACCTGTGATTACACCAAGAAAGATGCCGGCACAATCGAATTTCCGGTCAAAGTGCCCAAGGACGGAAAGACAACCGTCACATATACTATTCGGACAAGTTGGTAA
- the tyrS gene encoding tyrosine--tRNA ligase: MTIYEDLKWREIIFQSSDPEGIPELLANPGQTLYCGFDPTAASLHIGSLLPLLTLKRFQLAGHKPIALVGGATGLIGDPSGKATERTLNTKETVDSYVEGIRAQIEKVLDPSGSTGVRVVNNYDWMAPITAIEFLRDVGKHFSVNMMMAKDSVSARLDRDEVGISYTEFSYMLLQAYDFYHLYKEYDCKMQVGGADQWGNMTAGIELVRRKLSKQAYCLTFPLVTNAAGQKFGKSEAGAIWLDAELTSPYALYQYFVNTDDRDVVKYLKYFTLLSHEDISDLISKVETAPERREAQKKLAYEVTSIIHDKTEADKVVAASQALFGDSDLASVDLKTLLSAVESAPTLSYDTVESVPNALQLAVDSGLIASKSEARRQIGSGGVYINNQRVSDIDFQPKTSDFIHGALLLIRRGKKNYAVVKLGGK; this comes from the coding sequence ATGACGATCTACGAAGACTTGAAATGGCGAGAAATAATATTCCAGAGTTCGGACCCTGAGGGGATTCCTGAACTGCTGGCAAATCCCGGACAGACCCTGTATTGTGGCTTCGACCCTACCGCTGCCAGTTTGCATATAGGCAGCCTGCTGCCTCTGCTCACACTCAAACGATTCCAGCTTGCGGGTCATAAACCCATCGCGCTGGTAGGCGGCGCAACCGGCCTCATAGGCGATCCAAGCGGCAAGGCAACCGAGCGCACACTCAACACCAAAGAGACAGTCGACAGCTATGTCGAGGGAATCCGTGCGCAGATCGAGAAAGTGCTCGATCCGTCCGGCTCCACCGGCGTGCGTGTGGTCAATAATTATGACTGGATGGCTCCAATTACGGCTATAGAATTCCTACGGGATGTGGGCAAGCACTTCAGCGTCAATATGATGATGGCCAAGGACTCCGTCAGTGCCAGGCTCGATAGGGACGAGGTCGGCATATCCTACACCGAGTTCAGCTACATGCTCCTGCAGGCATATGATTTTTATCATCTCTACAAAGAGTATGACTGCAAAATGCAGGTGGGAGGCGCAGATCAGTGGGGAAACATGACTGCCGGGATAGAGCTTGTCAGACGCAAGCTCTCGAAGCAGGCGTATTGCCTTACTTTCCCGCTGGTCACTAATGCGGCTGGTCAGAAATTCGGCAAGTCCGAAGCTGGGGCGATCTGGCTCGATGCAGAACTGACTTCGCCATATGCGCTGTATCAATACTTTGTGAACACAGACGACCGCGATGTCGTGAAATATCTGAAATACTTTACTCTCCTAAGCCACGAGGATATCTCTGACTTGATAAGTAAGGTAGAGACTGCGCCTGAAAGACGAGAGGCACAAAAGAAACTGGCCTATGAAGTAACATCCATTATTCACGACAAAACAGAGGCGGACAAAGTCGTGGCGGCGAGCCAGGCTCTCTTCGGCGACAGCGATCTGGCGAGTGTAGACCTCAAGACACTGCTTTCGGCTGTTGAGAGCGCTCCGACACTGAGCTACGACACCGTTGAATCAGTGCCCAATGCATTGCAGCTTGCGGTGGACAGCGGTCTCATCGCGTCCAAGTCGGAAGCCAGACGCCAGATAGGCTCGGGCGGTGTGTATATCAACAACCAGCGGGTCTCGGATATAGACTTCCAGCCTAAGACATCCGACTTCATTCACGGCGCTCTGCTGTTGATCAGAAGAGGCAAGAAGAACTACGCTGTCGTGAAATTGGGCGGTAAATAG
- a CDS encoding PEP-CTERM sorting domain-containing protein, which translates to MKSLICCAFVCVLEIFVMGTAWASPGDVCVCPEPSSMLLFIVGIIGIVGYSSKRKSTK; encoded by the coding sequence ATGAAGAGTTTAATATGCTGCGCATTTGTCTGCGTGCTTGAGATATTTGTTATGGGCACGGCCTGGGCAAGTCCAGGTGATGTTTGCGTATGCCCTGAACCGAGCAGTATGCTGCTGTTTATTGTTGGAATAATTGGAATTGTCGGATATTCATCCAAACGAAAATCTACGAAATAG